Genomic DNA from Acidobacteriota bacterium:
CGGCGTACGGCACTTCAAGCACTAAATGGTCTCTTTCGGAGTTTTGATACTTTTTATCAGTCGGTGAGATTTCGGAATTTCAAGCTGTCGATGTGGTTGATAAAACTGCTGTCCCTCTGATGCGAAAGATACCAGTCGCAGAACTCCTTCTCTCGCTTCGCCCCGGCATCTGACGTGTCGAGGGCGAGGACCTCGTTGAAGCAGTTTCTGGCTTCTA
This window encodes:
- a CDS encoding tetratricopeptide repeat protein; translated protein: FYRLPETRREPIIDRYIANSWFNLGISHLQGGNVIEARNCFNEVLALDTSDAGAKREKEFCDWYLSHQRDSSFINHIDSLKFRNLTD